In one Nicotiana sylvestris chromosome 8, ASM39365v2, whole genome shotgun sequence genomic region, the following are encoded:
- the LOC104212232 gene encoding NAC transcription factor 56 yields the protein MESTTDSSTGTPPPRLQPPQPQLPPGFRFHPTDEELVVHYLKKKSASAPLPVDIIAEVDLYKFDPWELPAKANFGEQEWYFFSPRDRKYPNGARPNRAATSGYWKATGTDKPVFTAGGNQKVGVKKALVFYGGKPPKGVKTNWIMHEYRIAENKTNNKPPGCDIANKKGSLRLDDWVLCRIYKKNNTQRPIDHHERDDMNEMMGRSIPTCIANSISPFEQNMYEGIINNNTSDMINVNNVGSISSSVLPPKRPLPAGLYWNEDHNTNSPSAKRFLAENSLDNGLNMNITRPDEHNSFLSQLPQNQVLGSLSDGVIFRQPYNQVTGMNWYS from the exons ATGGAGAGTACTACTGATTCTTCAACTGGTACTCCTCCGCCGCGGCTGCAGCCGCCGCAGCCTCAGCTTCCGCCGGGCTTCCGCTTCCACCCGACCGACGAAGAACTCGTAGTTCATTACCTTAAGAAGAAATCCGCCTCTGCTCCTCTTCCCGTTGATATTATTGCCGAAGTTGATCTTTATAAGTTTGATCCATGGGAACTTCCAG CTAAGGCAAATTTTGGAGAACAAGAATGGTATTTTTTCAGTCCAAGAGATCGGAAATACCCTAATGGAGCGAGGCCGAACCGAGCGGCAACGTCGGGTTATTGGAAGGCTACCGGAACCGACAAGCCGGTATTCACCGCCGGCGGAAATCAAAAAGTTGGGGTTAAAAAAGCTCTCGTCTTCTACGGCGGAAAACCACCGAAAGGAGTGAAGACTAATTGGATTATGCATGAATATAGGATTgcagaaaataaaacaaataacaaGCCTCCTGGTTGTGATATTGCCAACAAAAAAGGATCTTTGAGG TTAGATGATTGGGTATTATGTCGGATTTACAAGAAAAATAATACACAAAGGCCAATAGATCATCACGAGAGGGATGATATGAATGAAATGATGGGACGATCAATACCAACATGTATAGCAAACTCAATATCTCCATTTGAACAAAATATGTATGAAGGAATTATTAATAACAACACTAGCGATATGATCAACGTCAATAACGTTGGATCCATATCGAGTAGTGTCCTCCCTCCAAAGCGGCCATTGCCTGCAGGTTTATACTGGAACGAAGACCATAACACGAATTCTCCATCTGCAAAAAGGTTCTTAGCAGAGAACTCATTGGACAATGGATTAAACATGAATATTACACGACCAGATGAACATAATAGTTTCTTGAGCCAACTTCCTCAAAATCAAGTATTGGGATCTCTTAGTGATGGAGTCATCTTTCGACAACCTTATAATCAAGTTACTGGCATGAATTGGTACTCTTGA
- the LOC104212233 gene encoding uncharacterized protein produces MVCFCFLVDQKRMMRRSKPVAGSCSRCGHGAKVADMRTATRFCYIPFYFKSWKAIVCSFCGAILKSYR; encoded by the coding sequence ATGGTATGTTTTTGCTTTCTAGTAGACCAGAAGAGGATGATGAGGCGGAGTAAACCGGTGGCTGGCTCGTGTTCGAGGTGCGGCCATGGTGCTAAAGTTGCTGATATGCGCACTGCCACCAGATTTTGTTATATCCCCTTTTACTTCAAGTCTTGGAAGGCTATTGTCTGTAGTTTCTGTGGTGCCATTCTCAAATCTTACAGATAA
- the LOC104212234 gene encoding receptor-like protein kinase THESEUS 1, with product MVNLRTMHLIPLVLVLVVSSFLTQDSNAVFTPTDNYLIACGSSQNVTYIGQTYVPDTLHPSVSLETKENSVSATSNTTAPSSIYQSARIFHRTTVFKFDIKQEGRHWVRLYFYPLPGHNLTSASMTVVTENFVLLNNFSFKSYNGSYLFKEYAINVDSDSLTLALIPSNNSVAFINAIEVVSVPDELIPDQAVALSPLAPFNGLSGLALETVYRLNMGGPHLTAQNDTLGRTWENDAKYLHINSSAVSASVSPSSIKYPATMTPEIAPNWVYATAETMGDANVPNVNFNITWIFTVDPNFMYFIRVHFCDIVSESLNALLFNLYVNDDIALLDIDLSNLAGNLDVPLYKDFVSNSSVNSSMLKVSVGPDTSADYINAIMNGLEIMKISNEARSFNGVQSVETFLVLSHKKSKIGIILGFALGASAALAFIGLCCCFFIARRSKTSNQRHSWLPPLYGNSLSLTKMSTISRASYISLASPNVGRFFSFQEILDSTNKFDESLLLGVGGFGRVYKGTLEDGTRLAIKRGNQGSEQGLAEFQTEIEMLSKLRHRHLVSLIGYCDEMSEMILVYEYMANGPLRSHLYGTDLPPLSWKQRLEICIGAAKGLHYLHTGAAQSIIHRDVKTTNILLDENFVAKVADFGLSKAGPALDQTHVSTAVKGSFGYLDPEYFRRQQLTEKSDVYSFGVVLMEVLCTRPALNPVLPREQVNIAEWAMIWQKKGMLDRIMDTNLEGKVNPAALKKFGETAAKCLAEHGVDRPSMGDVLWNLEYALQLEEASSALAEPDDNSTNHIPGIPLTPVEPFDKSVSKIEGINSKTDDDAGDAANNAVFSQLVNPRGR from the coding sequence ATGGTAAATTTGAGAACAATGCATTTGATACCTTTAGTTCTAGTATTAGTAGTGTCAAGTTTTTTGACTCAGGATTCTAATGCTGTTTTTACTCCTACTGATAACTATTTGATTGCATGTGGATCTTCACAAAATGTGACTTATATTGGCCAGACATATGTTCCTGATACACTCCATCCTTCAGTTTCTTTAGAAACTAAGGAAAATTCTGTTTCTGCCACGTCGAATACTACTGCTCCGTCTTCAATTTATCAGTCCGCGAGAATTTTCCATAGGACGACAGTTTTTAAGTTTGATATAAAGCAAGAAGGGCGACATTGGGTCCGTCTCTACTTCTATCCTCTTCCGGGGCACAACTTAACGTCTGCCTCAATGACGGTTGTCACAGAAAATTTTGTTCTGTTGAACAATTTCAGTTTCAAGAGTTATAATGGTTCGTACCTCTTTAAGGAATATGCCATCAACGTTGATTCAGATAGCTTGACTCTTGCTTTAATCCCTTCAAACAACTCCGTTGCATTTATAAACGCCATTGAAGTTGTATCCGTCCCTGATGAGTTGATTCCAGATCAAGCAGTCGCTTTATCTCCCTTAGCGCCTTTCAATGGCCTTTCAGGACTAGCCCTCGAAACTGTTTATCGTCTAAATATGGGAGGTCCTCATCTTACTGCTCAAAACGACACGTTGGGAAGAACGTGGGAGAATGACGCGAAGTACCTGCACATTAACAGCTCTGCAGTAAGTGCTTCAGTTAGTCCGTCAAGTATAAAATATCCAGCTACTATGACTCCTGAAATAGCACCAAATTGGGTTTACGCTACTGCTGAAACAATGGGAGATGCAAATGTACCTAATGTGAATTTCAATATCACGTGGATCTTCACCGTTGATCCAAACTTCATGTACTTCATCCGTGTACATTTTTGTGATATTGTGAGCGAATCTTTGAACGCTCTTCTGTTCAACTTATATGTTAATGATGACATTGCTCTATTGGACATAGACTTGTCAAACTTAGCTGGTAATTTGGACGTACCTTTATACAAAGATTTCGTCTCTAATTCTTCAGTGAATTCAAGTATGCTGAAAGTTAGTGTTGGTCCAGACACGAGTGCTGATTATATAAATGCAATTATGAATGGACTGGAAATCATGAAGATCAGTAATGAAGCCAGAAGCTTTAATGGGGTTCAATCTGTTGAGACTTTTCTTGTGTTGTCTCACAAAAAGAGCAAGATAGGTATCATTCTTGGTTTCGCCTTGGGAGCATCAGCTGCATTGGCGTTTATCGGGTTGTGTTGTTGCTTCTTTATAGCCCGCAGATCAAAGACTTCCAACCAAAGGCACTCGTGGCTTCCTCCGTTGTATGGAAACTCTTTAAGTTTGACAAAAATGTCTACAATTTCTCGAGCAAGCTACATCTCCTTGGCTTCACCAAATGTTGGACGATTCTTTAGTTTCCAAGAAATATTGGATTCAACTAACAAATTTGATGAAAGTTTGCTTCTTGGTGTTGGTGGTTTTGGTAGGGTCTATAAAGGAACACTAGAAGATGGGACTAGACTTGCTATTAAAAGAGGAAACCAAGGATCTGAACAAGGTTTAGCTGAATTTCAAACTGAGATTGAAATGTTATCCAAACTTCGCCATCGTCACCTTGTGTCTTTGATTGGTTACTGTGATGAAATGTCAGAAATGATTCTGGTTTATGAATATATGGCAAATGGCCCTCTCCGAAGCCATCTTTATGGAACGGATCTCCCACCTCTCTCGTGGAAGCAGCGTCTTGAGATTTGTATTGGTGCTGCCAAGGGGCTGCATTATCTCCACACCGGTGCAGCTCAGAGCATCATTCACCGCGATGTGAAAACTACCAACATACTCTTGGATGAGAACTTTGTAGCTAAAGTTGCTGACTTTGGTCTTTCTAAAGCTGGACCGGCTCTTGATCAGACACACGTCAGCACCGCCGTTAAGGGTAGTTTTGGATACCTTGATCCTGAATACTTCAGAAGGCAACAGCTTACAGAGAAATCAGATGTTTATTCATTTGGTGTTGTCCTAATGGAAGTTCTCTGCACCAGACCTGCATTAAATCCAGTGCTCCCACGCGAGCAAGTTAATATAGCCGAGTGGGCTATGATTTGGCAAAAGAAAGGCATGTTGGATCGGATAATGGACAcaaacctcgaggggaaggtgaaTCCAGCTGCCCTGAAAAAGTTCGGGGAGACAGCTGCAAAGTGTTTGGCTGAGCACGGAGTTGATAGACCTTCGATGGGGGACGTGCTGTGGAACTTGGAATATGCTCTTCAACTTGAAGAAGCCTCATCAGCACTAGCAGAGCCCGATGATAACAGTACAAACCATATACCTGGTATACCATTAACACCAGTCGAGCCATTCGACAAGAGTGTTAGCAAGATTGAAGGGATTAACTCAAAAACAGATGATGATGCAGGGGATGCTGCTAATAATGCTGTTTTTTCTCAGTTAGTAAATCCGCGGGGAAGATGA
- the LOC104212235 gene encoding uncharacterized protein, whose product MGILDELRAAAGKLLNRKVQQKSSDACALQGKYSASITSAVSKIDGSVKYDGAQKTDDYVFYPDGREKIGRILSKLTKFAVVSAVDESLKTVAGGSNITKERLKDQPPSRASSRAEKQDVTVMMEEMQAKMEKLQDDMNNTKQQNEVSTKCITGLESFEFSDEPIKSSAPSRSNRKKVFIRSRL is encoded by the exons ATGGGCATTTTAGATGAACTCCGAGCAGCCGCCGGCAAACTTTTGAACCGGAAAGTTCAACAGAAATCGTCAGACGCATGCGCGTTACAAGGCAAGTACAGTGCCAGTATTACATCGGCCGTTTCCAAAATCGACGGTTCCGTCAAATATGACGGCGCTCAAAAGACGGATGATTACGTTTTTTACCCTGACGGCCGTGAAAAGATCGGCCGAATTCTCTCAAAGCTCACGAAATTTGCCGTCGTCTCTGCCGTAGACGAATCTCTTAAAACCGTCGCTG GTGGCAGTAATATTACCAAGGAAAGATTGAAGGACCAACCGCCTTCGCGTGCTTCTAGTAGAGCTGAGAAACAAGATGTTACTGTTATGATGGAGGAGATGCAGGCAAAGATGGAGAAACTTCAGGATGACATGAATAACACGAAGCAACAAAATGAGGTGTCAACTAAATGTATCACGGGGTTGGAGTCCTTTGAGTTCTCTGATGAGCCTATCAAGAGTTCAGCTCCTTCAAGATCTAATAGAAAAAAGGTTTTCATTCGCTCTCGGCTGTAG